The Calorimonas adulescens DNA segment AGCCCCCCATATTTTGATTCTTTAAGGTGACATTTTCATGCGATAATTAACCACATTTTGGCCTATTTTTAGGTGACATTTTTAAAAGATATTGACATATGGAATTTAATTTGACATTTTAAAATTTGCTAAGTTTATACAACACAGGAAATAGATTTACCTATTTCCTCAGTGTGGCTGCTATTCTCTTTGGATTTTTAAAGAGCTCAAGGGCACTTATTATGTCTTTTACCACAATATCAGACTTTAATAGTGCTGCAGCAGATGCCCCTTCGTCACCTATTACACAGATTGACAGGTCATCCACCTCAAACATACCTGTGTCATTATTCCCATTGCCTATACAGGCCGTATCACCTGCAAGGCCCATGACAAATGTTTTCTTTTCTTCAGTGTCCTTTACTATATGTACCTCTCCCTTGAGCGGCTTTAAAAGTTCTTTAGCTGTGCCATATGTATCTGACGTAAGGACGTATACCTTGTATTCAGTGATCAGGTTATTTATAAGGGATATAGCCTCCATAATCGGAGCTCCATCCCTTGCAAATGTGCCATTATAGTCTAAGACAATATTGTTTATATCAAGTGTCTTATATCCCGGTATATCTATCCTCATGATTACACCTCAATCCAACAAGGATGATGTGGCCACAAATACAGTGACATCACCATAAATCTTCGCCTGGCATGAAAGCCTGTAATTCAAGTATGCCTTGCCCTGAAGTGCAGCTTTTTCTTTTTCTGCCATAGGGCTCAGGTTTTCTTTGCCGTTTCTTATTATTACCCTGTATGTGGTGCACTGTAAATTGCCTCCGCAGTAATGCCTCATAACAATATTGTTGTTCATAGCCGCCTCCAAAATCGTGGTTCCCTTTTCTACTTCCACGGTCTTCTTCTCTGGTTCAAAGGTTAAATGATACTTCATTTATTTTCCCCCCTCCTAATCCATTAGTCCAAAATTAAAGAATGTCTCCCTGCATATGGCTATCAGTTTTCCATCCTGATTGTAGGCCTCACCCTCGGATACCACTGTGCTCCTGCCGAGGTGGACAACTCTTCCCACAACCTTTATGGTATCGCCTAACCTGGCCGGTGCAATGAAGTTCATGTCCATATCCAGTGACGTTATACTATATCTTCCCATAGTCCTCACTGCCATGCCCATAGCAGTATCAAACAATGAAAACAACATCCCTCCATGGGCATTCCCTGCAGGATTCAAATGCTTCTCCTGTATCGTAGCTGTAACCTCTGCCATGCCCCTGTCCAGCATGGATATATCAATGTCCAAGAGCCTGTGATATGGGGTATTCTCATTCATATCAATGAGCTCATTAAAAAGTTCTCCATCTATCCCCTTATTTACTGCCCTTATCCTCATACACAAACCTCCTGTTATCTCCTAACCCTCCTTAGATGCCAGATAATCTATATCTGCATAGACACCGCTCTCCATCACATTAAGCTCTTCTCATCCACCACCTGGGTACCTGCCCAAATATCTCCGTTTCTCCTGCCGTATGGGTCATTAATTACCCTATAAATCTCTATTATCCATATAATCATCTCTACCATCACGCCCACACCCCATCCTACAAGGGGTATGACCATAATCAGGTTGGGTATCGCAAATATAATGTTTCTCTTCACAGAATCACTGTAGTTGGCAGGTCCAAACCCGGTCATGGTCTTTAAACCCAGAAGCTTTTTGCCTATGCTCTGTCCATCCATAAGGCCGTCCCTTAAAAGCATATATAAAAAGCCAAGAAGACCACCAACAGCCGGGATTAAACCGCAAAGATTTGCTATAGCTGCATCAATGGCATATGCAAATACCCTTTGCAGTATATCCGCCTTTTTGTACACTGTTAATAACCCCCCCTTGCCATAATTTAATTTTATTATATAACAGTTATTTCTAAAATCCAAATTCACACAGAACAAACAGGATAAAAAACAGCCGCAATCATGCGGCTGCTGTGATAGTAACCTGTTTTATTATACTGCAGTCCATCCACCATCCACACAAATGGTCTGGCCAGTTGTATAGCTGGAGGCATCAGAAGCCAGATACACCACGATGCCGTCCAGTTCCCCGGGTTGGCCAAGTCTCTTCATAGGACACCTTGAATTCAGATAGTTTTTAAATTCCTCAGAACAGATTATATCCTGGGTCATCTCAGACTCAAAGAATCCAGGACCTATGGCATTTACAGTAATATTGAACTGAGCCAGCTCTCCGGCAAGGGCCCTTGTCAGGTTTACCACGCCGCCTTTCGAAGCATGATACGCAGTAACCGGCATTGCCGCATTGCCTACAACGCCCCACATGGATGCCGTATTTATTATCCTGCCGTAATGTTTTTCCTTCATGTGTGGTACCACGTGTTTTGTAAAAAGATATATACTCTTTAAGTTAGTATCCAAGACCTTATCCCAGTCCTCTTCGCTGAGGCTTTCAACCCCATCACCTGCTGCTACACCTGCATTGTTCACAAGTATATCAATCCTGCCAAACTCATCCATCACCCTGCTGACGGCTACTTTAACGTCCTCTTCCCTGGTCACATCACACTTTATTGCCAGTGCTCTTCTGCCAGTTGCCCTTATCTCATCACAAAGGGCTGTAAGCCTGTCATATCTCCTCGCCACAACCGCTACGTCAGCCCCCTGTGATGCAAGAGCCTTAGCAAACTGCACCCCTAATCCGCTGGACGCACCGGTAACTACAGCAGTCTTACCAGTCAAATCAAACAGACCACTCATTTCTAAACCCCCTTTATAAAGTTTCTTTAATTATATTATATCATAATTTTTCCAAACAAATAATAATTATATGTTAAAAATTAGTCATTAACACAATTTTTTATTGTATCTTTCGGTCCGAGCTTTAGACTAAGACAACCTGTAAACTCAAAATAAAAATATAAAAAAGCCTGGCATATGGCCAGGCCTTTTAACCTTATATATGCTCAGGCTTTCTAAATGAGTATCTTATCAGTGTGTAGACCAGCACCGCAAAGAACAGCACTGTTACATATTTCCCTGTAACAGGATTGGCAAAACCCATTTTTACACCTATAGAAGCAAAGAACGCCATAATAATACCTACAATAGCATCTCCTGCAATAAGCCCAGAACTATACAGTACACCGTTTTCTACTTTTTGCTTTAATACCTCCACGTTCTTTTCGCTCCTGTCAAGTATTCCCCTTACTATACCGCCAACCATTATCGGCACGCTGGTATGTATTGGCAGGTACAGACCGATAGCAAATGGCAGGGAAGCAAAACCAAACAGTTCAATTACAACCGCTGAAGCCGCACCGGCAAATACAAGACCCCACGGCAGATTTGCATTCATGATACCCTGTATAACCAGCATCATGATTGTAGCCTGAGGGGCACCCAGTTCCTTTGACCCAAATGTATAGGTATTATTTAGCAGCACCAGTATGTATCCTATCACTGCTGCCGAGGCTGCAACACCAATGATCTCACCCACCTGCTGTCTCCACGGCGTAGCGCCAACCAGGTATCCTGTCTTTAAGTCCTGAGATATATCACCAGCTATGGCTGCTGCCGTACATATGACAGCACCCACGCTAAGGGCAGCCACCATGCCTGAGGTGCCTGAATAACCTATGGCCTTAAATATTATAGTAGTAAAAAGCAGTGTAGCAATTGTCATCCCGGAAACAGGGTTTGATGAGCTTCCCACTATGCCAACCAGTCTTGATGACACGGTTACAAAGAAAAAGCCAAATATGGCTACCAGTATGGCTCCCATAATACCAACTGGAATCTGTGGTAGAAATGCCACAGCCACAATAACAATTGCAAAGCCTATAAGTATAATGTTCATAGGGAGGTCACTATCTATCCTGCTGTTGCTGCCCTTAGAAGCGTCCTTAAATCCACCCAAGGAGGAAGAAAAGGCATTTATAATGGTGGGAATAGATTTTACAAGGCTTATGATACCGCCTGTAGCAACAGCACCGGCCCCTATATACCTGATATAAGTGCTCCATATACTCCAGTAATCCATTTGAGATATCGGTACAGTCCCGGGATAAATGGTTGATTCACCGCCAAACATGGAGATCAGCGGAATAAACCCAAGCCAGCCTAAAATGGCCCCTGCCAACATGTATGAAGATATCTTCGGCCCAATGATAAAGCCCACACCCAATAGAGAAGGAAATGCATCTCCTCCAATGGCTGCATTTTTCCATCCCTTTATCTGCCATTCAATCTCTGACGGGAAGAGCTTCAAACCATCTGCTATATACTTAAATATAGCACCTATGCCAAGACCTGCAAAGACAGTCGAGGCATTGACCCCACCAACTTCACCGGCAACCAGCACTTCAGCACAGGCTGTGCCCTCTGGATAAGGAAGATTGCCATGTTCTTCCACAATCAGGAATCTCCTCAGAGGTATCATACTGAGTACGCCCAATATGCCTCCAAGAAACGTAATCAGCGTAATCGTAAGCATGGATGGGGTCTCACCCCACATGAACAGTGCCGGGATTGTGAATATGGCACCGGCCGCTAAAGATTCTCCGGCAGAGGCTATGGTCTGGACCATGTTGTTTTCTAAGATTGAGTTACGGCCCATCATACCCCTTATAATGGCCATTGAAACAACAGCAGCAGGTATTGAGGCAC contains these protein-coding regions:
- a CDS encoding HAD family hydrolase, which codes for MRIDIPGYKTLDINNIVLDYNGTFARDGAPIMEAISLINNLITEYKVYVLTSDTYGTAKELLKPLKGEVHIVKDTEEKKTFVMGLAGDTACIGNGNNDTGMFEVDDLSICVIGDEGASAAALLKSDIVVKDIISALELFKNPKRIAATLRK
- a CDS encoding 2Fe-2S iron-sulfur cluster-binding protein, coding for MKYHLTFEPEKKTVEVEKGTTILEAAMNNNIVMRHYCGGNLQCTTYRVIIRNGKENLSPMAEKEKAALQGKAYLNYRLSCQAKIYGDVTVFVATSSLLD
- a CDS encoding PaaI family thioesterase, yielding MRIRAVNKGIDGELFNELIDMNENTPYHRLLDIDISMLDRGMAEVTATIQEKHLNPAGNAHGGMLFSLFDTAMGMAVRTMGRYSITSLDMDMNFIAPARLGDTIKVVGRVVHLGRSTVVSEGEAYNQDGKLIAICRETFFNFGLMD
- a CDS encoding RDD family protein, yielding MYKKADILQRVFAYAIDAAIANLCGLIPAVGGLLGFLYMLLRDGLMDGQSIGKKLLGLKTMTGFGPANYSDSVKRNIIFAIPNLIMVIPLVGWGVGVMVEMIIWIIEIYRVINDPYGRRNGDIWAGTQVVDEKSLM
- a CDS encoding SDR family NAD(P)-dependent oxidoreductase, whose product is MSGLFDLTGKTAVVTGASSGLGVQFAKALASQGADVAVVARRYDRLTALCDEIRATGRRALAIKCDVTREEDVKVAVSRVMDEFGRIDILVNNAGVAAGDGVESLSEEDWDKVLDTNLKSIYLFTKHVVPHMKEKHYGRIINTASMWGVVGNAAMPVTAYHASKGGVVNLTRALAGELAQFNITVNAIGPGFFESEMTQDIICSEEFKNYLNSRCPMKRLGQPGELDGIVVYLASDASSYTTGQTICVDGGWTAV
- a CDS encoding OPT family oligopeptide transporter, with protein sequence MEAKKKGLSEQAFRKLEPGEEFMPYVPASEVAPEFTVFSVIVGIILSIVFGAANAYLGLRVGMTVSASIPAAVVSMAIIRGMMGRNSILENNMVQTIASAGESLAAGAIFTIPALFMWGETPSMLTITLITFLGGILGVLSMIPLRRFLIVEEHGNLPYPEGTACAEVLVAGEVGGVNASTVFAGLGIGAIFKYIADGLKLFPSEIEWQIKGWKNAAIGGDAFPSLLGVGFIIGPKISSYMLAGAILGWLGFIPLISMFGGESTIYPGTVPISQMDYWSIWSTYIRYIGAGAVATGGIISLVKSIPTIINAFSSSLGGFKDASKGSNSRIDSDLPMNIILIGFAIVIVAVAFLPQIPVGIMGAILVAIFGFFFVTVSSRLVGIVGSSSNPVSGMTIATLLFTTIIFKAIGYSGTSGMVAALSVGAVICTAAAIAGDISQDLKTGYLVGATPWRQQVGEIIGVAASAAVIGYILVLLNNTYTFGSKELGAPQATIMMLVIQGIMNANLPWGLVFAGAASAVVIELFGFASLPFAIGLYLPIHTSVPIMVGGIVRGILDRSEKNVEVLKQKVENGVLYSSGLIAGDAIVGIIMAFFASIGVKMGFANPVTGKYVTVLFFAVLVYTLIRYSFRKPEHI